The window TCAGCTCAATTTGAGAAAAGAACGGTGAAAAAGCAAAAATGTTTCTTGCCTTGGATATAGTCTGAATCCCTTAATCCAAATGAGTGATTACATTTCAGAGAGGATGTGAGCTTTTGTGCTTCCAGTTAGACACTTGGGTTTTACGATTTGAGGGACCAGGTTCCGCCATGTGAGACCTATCATTGGCATCAATGGAAGAGTGAATGTAACTTCTTTGCTCTGCATCAGGAGTGCCTGAGACAGTATCAACAACTCTATTATCAGCTTCAGTTACTGTGAtggagggaccaggttcctccaACTGAAAGTTCTGTTGCATCTTTTTCACTAGTCTCCTTGACTTGACTCATTAGATCTGCCTTCCCGTTTTCCATATCTATAACCTCTCCATGGACCTTTGAATAATCTCCATcttgatcattcttatcatgtgaATATTTCCCGCTTGAGTGGTATGCTTCATCAATGATTACATATATGCTTTCCTCTACACATTGAGTCATTTTGTTGTAGACCTTGTATACTTTGCTTTGTGAAAAGTAGCCtagaaagattccttcatcacttttatCATCAAATTTTCCCACTGCTTCCTTACCATTATTGAGAATAAAACATTTGCATCCAAATGGTCTGAGGTAAGTCAGCTTTGGTTTTCTCCCATTAAGCATCTCATATGGGGTCTTGTTTAgcagggacctgatcatgcacctgttaaTCAGATAACAAGCAGTGTTCACTACTTCAGCCCAAAAACTCTTTGGTACGCCACTGTCAATCAACATAGTCCttgccatatcttcaagagtcttATTTTTCATCTCCACAATACCATTTTATTGGGGTGCTCTGGGAGtggaaaaattatgatttatgcCATTTTCAGCTCAGAATtcatcaaattttgcattgtcAAACTCGGTGCTGTGATCAGATCTAATGCTCACACCATTATGGCTCATCTTCACTTGAATCTGCTTTACAAAAGCAGCAAAGATTGGAATGGTTTCATCCTTAGTTTTGAGAAATAAAGTCCATGTAAATCTGGAATAGTCATCAATAATAACGAAGttgtacttctttcctcctctgcTAGGCatcctcataggtccacacaAATCCATATGAAGAAGATCCAGTGGCCTTGAGGTGCTCACTTCCTTCTTTGGCTTGAATAAGGACCTGAATTGCTTCCCTTTCATacatgcatcacacaccttgtgatctttgaacttgGACTTTGGCAacccacgaaccaggtccttcttgatCAGCTTGTTCAACAAGGTAAAGCTTGCATGTCCCAATCTTCTGTTACAtagttcaacatcatcatccatagCTCAAACATATAAGATCACCACCATTCTGAGAATCAACGTTCGCAACAtagatatatttaaatatttttacaatCAGAACCACTTCACCAATTATAAGTTTGGTGACAGTGAAAGACTTTTACAAGAACTCCATTTTGTTTCCTTTGTCCTagatttgagagacactcagcaagctatatttcaagccattcaCATAATACACTTTTTCAATTGAGTGCGTAAGTGTTTTCCAATCTTTTCAACTTCCAGAATATATCCCTTTTTGCCATTTCTAAAGGACACACTCTCACCTTGCAGGTCCTTGAGTGAAAGAAAATCATCCATTCTTTCACTTGTGTGTttagagcagccactatccatttTTTAACTGCTTCCTTTTGCTACTACCTGCACAAGAGAATCAgagattagacttaggaacccaaaaaGTTTTGGGTTCCTTGTAATGAGGGAAGGGACGAATCTGACTTCTTTTTGTCCATGCACGTATCACACTTTTCTTTTTAAGAGAATCAGGTTCCTTAGCAGTAGATATTTTcttaacaatttttttttctattggGACTGATACTTTGCTTTATATGAATCTTTGTAATGACCAGTATtaccacagtgagtgcaaagccaGTTATCAGGCACAGTAACATACTTGTTTTATGGGTTATAGGGAGCCTTTTCCTTTTGGAACCTGATTCCTTGCATGTTCCTCTACTACTTTTATACATGGAAGTGATTGTGttagaggaccaggtccacttcagaGATTTATCTAGGTCACTTTTAACCCTGCTTAAATCTTTCTGAAGTTGTCTAattctttcaagttcagcaaCAAGACTCAATTTTACCtttttgagttcattttcaaGTTTAAGGTGTGCCTCACTTGCCACTTCCTTTCCTTTAGAGGAGTTCATGCAATTTTCCATTGAATTTTTTAAGaggatattttctttttttaattcctCTACTATttccttcaaatcagtaaccacaACCAACAATTCATATCTCTCCTTAGTaagatatttttatcatttatgagAGTATGGTAAGCATCAATTAAGACATTAGCTAAATATACCAGCTTCTTTTGAGAGTAagacttcaaatttctttgaacgtctagaaagtttacctgatcgtcatcatcatcttcatcctcatCAGATTGTGTCATCAGAGAAAATATGGAATCATATTCTGTAGCTTCGCTTTCAACGGCCATCATGGAGTTATCTCCTTGTTCATCATCACCCTTAGAATCATTAGCAGAATCTCCCCAGGTAGCAAGAGCGTACTTCACAACATTATCAGCGGTATCTCTTCTCTTGAACTTCTTGTTGGGGACCAATTTCTTCTGTGCCATCTTGTCCATGTTGTGTTTGTAATGGTCCTGCTCGTGGAgagaaaaatctttgatgaaatgtccTGGCTTCCTGTATTTGTGGCAGCAATCATAGCCTTTTGTGTTTCTGCTAGAGCTACCTTTCTTAGGACTCTTCTATTTCTATGAACCATTTTTGAAACCTCCGTGTAAGATATTCCATGTCAGCACCATTACCACTTGGGTCACTATTGTCTGCCTTGAGAACCAAGTTCTTCTCCTTTTTGGGTTCTTTTCTTTCatgatctttcttctttttcatttcataagttttcagaTTTCCAATGAGTTAGTTGATCGTCAGCTTCTGTAGATCTTTGTCTTTCGTGATAGCATTGACTTTGCTCTCCCAGGAAATAAGTAACACACTTAGTATTTTTCTGACCAGTTTTTTCCTTGGAATAATTTCTCCAAGggagtgaagctcattgatgatagAAGTAAAGCGAGTATGCATGTCCTAAATGGACTCATCCTCCTTCATCttgaagagttcatactcagtAGTAAGCATGTTGATTTTTGACTGGTTGACTTGAGTGGTTTCCTCACGTGCAGTTTGGAGAGCCTCCCAAATCTCCTTGGCAGATTGAAAGGCTGAGATGCGGTTGTACTCGTCTGGTCCAATACCACATATGAGGATCTTCTTTGCTCTGAAGTTTTTCTTGATGGCTTTACGATCAACACCATTATATTCCTTCTTTGTCTTTGGTATTGTGACTGTTGTCTCGCTAATGGTCTTCATAGGGACAAAGGTTCTATCACAGATAACATCTCAAAGCTCTGAATCTTCTgtcatgataaaatcatgcattcttgtctTTCATCAAccatagtattgtccattgaatcTTGGTAGTCTATAGgttgattgaccttcttcaaagtttggagGATCGGCCATGTAGATcttttctaggtgttagccttataaaaagaacctgctctgataccaattaatgtaaactaagagtccaccaaattgtatagagaacctggttctctatcagttcctaTAGAACACAGCAGTAAGTAAATAACACAACGatatttacgtggaaaactcccaaCTCACGGGATttaaaaccacgacctacactaaCTAAGAAACTTTATATTATAACCTATtttaacctaggaattaaactcttaatatCTCACCTACTTACAACAACTATATtacaagcctctttgtaataactctattataaagctAACCACTTGACTAACTTTAGTTCACATAACAACacagtttatgatttacaaagtgtCCTACGAGATGCTTCTAATTAAGCCgagtaggaattacaagtgaaTAACATAAACAAAGATACAACAATACTAAGGACACACGATGTAATCAATGCTAAGATCTGGTCATTTGTTATGTTGTTGTTTGTCCTTTAATGCCTTTGGGAGAATGAAGGCAGCTGCACACTTGAGAGTAAATGATATTTAAGTTTTGCAAGTGTGTGTGTTCCCTTGCCTCATATTGGTAATATATAAGTGAGATCATCAAAGATGATGCAAGGGAGTGTCCAGTACACAACATGCTTCAATATTGTTGTTGTACTGTTGCGTGTGCAATGCAACAGCTTTAACAACTGTTAGAGTTGACTTGTACTGTGACCGAAGGAACCTATCTCTATTTGTTCCCTATGTTGTCCCTTTATCTGGTTTTATTGAGACTTGTGCCAGACCTTGACTTGTTGCTTTAAACATGGAAGAACCAAATGTAtgaggttccttatctggttctcatatgaagtttgttagatcatcaaaacaaaTGACAAATTACTTATCAATTTTTGTTTTGGCCCAAACTATTGGCACCCATATCCATTCACTACGATAGTAAAATGACGAtaggaagggctgggagcgttatgtataacggaaaatattttcatatacGACGAAGATATAAAACTATTAGGAAACTAATCTATACGGGAATTATCACAGTTGACTATGTTAAGTCAAGCAATAATGTGTCAAACCCACTTATAAAAGGCCTAACTAAAGAGGTAATTGTGAGagcatcaaggggaatgggactatggccgatgACAAGTCATTGTGGTAGTAACTCTACCTAGatgactggagatcccaagatctagatTCGAGGAGatcaaataaagtaattaatgatggttcaacattgccaaattaaaattttgattcaTTCTcttgatgagacaatgttcagtactaAGGATAAACCGTTCAGACTCTTTAATGGTTTCTTAGCTTGATACGGGAGTATCAAAAAGTGTATCTAGGGGATAACatatttaggaatcacctatgtaagtgtgaagtattAGTCGCTTCAATAAGAATTCTGTAAGGTCAGTTCTCCGCGCCCTTATGAAATCAGATGGTGTTCAAGGCTGAAAGGAAtacaaaaatgagaaataaaGACAATTAAGGTATGATtatgtgacttatggttgtctaggtatacataAAAGTTTGAttgttcaaagatatcaaatctaccaattgatgagtatatccgacataagttcactacgaaaagtttaaagaaaaacctacttatccagatacTATTAATCCTTACTTatgaatcacacagtttttcatgcatatttctaTTGTATAGCCATTCTCTATTCATGTGAGGATTGTTGAATTTTTGGCTTAACAGTGGTGTGAatagaaaatggaggaaaaaataaaattttaaattttcctACTTTACAAAAGAACATTATCTCATATTGGAGGAGAAAAAGAGATTTGATGAGTTtatatacaattgcacttcttctagctcttgaggagttgagaagaaggcaagttTCGCGCTGCCGTCGGCGTTGCTCGCTCGCTCGACTTTGGCTTTGGCTTtggatttggtgatttgattgattgattaattttttggaccaaatttactctttcataaatatttatttactttttctaaccatttagaatggtaatttaattttcctacattctagtttttaaaattcaaaattggCAATTTGCTAAATAGTCGTTTCGAAAAATAGCCACTTTGAGTTTCGAAAAATACATGTTCTTTCCCTCTGATTTTTCTTAAGAAATTTCTGagttttcttcttccttcttgCATTGTTTTCTAACAAACAAAAAGTAAGTGTGATTTGTTGCCGCCTTATTGAGTTCGCTGAACACTAgtgtttgaagtaccgctacaacAATGAGGTTAATTCATTCTATCCAGGGAGAAAATAATCTTAAACCTCGGGTACTAGGAagggattaaatttcttaaggacaTACTTTAAATTCAGTGGGCCCAGATTTATTTCTGTTTCTTCTGCATTTCTATTTTCGGTTTCTTATAAGTTTCAGAATTTATTTTTGAATACAGATTAATACACTTGCTAGGATTATTTGTTATGTTAAAATTCTAACATATAcaactttcaaaaaaaaagaatcagACTTTAACTTTTATATAATGCATATTTACTCTTTTTCAGCCACTACTTTAATAATTCTTCTATTGTCACTAATTTATTATAGGGAAAATATATAGACGGCCCATTAAACTTGGATTCAGTTTTCACTTTGACACTTTAATTTAGCATTTTTCCTATTGAACACTTTAACTGTAATTTAGAATATACTATTTAAACACAACGCATGACCGGCCAAAGAAGTGTTAGTTACACACATGGTAAGCGCGTGAATGTTATTAGTTTTTGCTTAGGTGGATATTCCAACGGTAAAGAAAAAAATCCACTT is drawn from Nicotiana tabacum cultivar K326 chromosome 9, ASM71507v2, whole genome shotgun sequence and contains these coding sequences:
- the LOC142164008 gene encoding uncharacterized protein LOC142164008 — protein: MARTMLIDSGVPKSFWAEVVNTACYLINRCMIRSLLNKTPYEMLNGRKPKLTYLRPFGCKCFILNNGKEAVGKFDDKSDEGIFLGYFSQSKVYKVYNKMTQCVEESIYVIIDEAYHSSGKYSHDKNDQDGDYSKVHGEVIDMENGKADLMSQVKETSTPDAEQRSYIHSSIDANDRSHMAEPGIQTISKARNIFAFSPFFSQIELKYIKETLKYADWIVAIQEELHQF